The following coding sequences lie in one Lolium perenne isolate Kyuss_39 chromosome 2, Kyuss_2.0, whole genome shotgun sequence genomic window:
- the LOC127336880 gene encoding alpha-N-acetylglucosaminidase gives MLPSSPAPRFLLLALVLACAASRVSSSGLRFAHLDRVRELQQSERRPPAEQVDAVAGLLARLLPSHSASFEFRVISTEQCGGKACFIIDNHPSFDGEGTPEILILGVSGVEISAGLHWYLKHYCAAHISWAKTGGAQLSSVPYPGSLPHVPAGGVLIRRPVDWNYYQNAVTSSYSFAWYDWERWEKEIDWMALQGVNLPLAFTGQEAIWQKVFQRYNISKSDLDDFFGGPAFLSWSRMANMHGWGGPLPQTWLDDQLTLQKKILSRMYAFGMSPVLPAFSGNIPAALKSKFPSARVTHLGDWFTVDSNPRWCCTYLLDASDPLFVEIGKSFIEEQIKEYGRTSHVYNCDTFDENTPPLSDPNYISSLGAATFRGMQSGDDEAIWLMQGWLFTYDPFWEPPQMKALLHSVPVGRMIVLDLYAEVKPVWINSDQFYGVPYIWCMLHNFAADFEMYGVLDAVASGPIDARLSENSTMVGVGMSMEGIEQNPIVYDLMSEMAFHHRQLDLQVWVETYPTRRYGKSVVGLQDAWRILHRTLYNCTDGKNDKNRDVIVAFPDVEPFVIQTSTASISFALSSKNFVVKDASNDAYEQPHIWYDTKAVIHALELFLQYGDEVSDSSTFRYDLVDLTRQALAKYANQIFLRIIQGYKSNNISQVTTMCELFLDLVNDLDMLLASHEGFLLGPWLESAKGLARDQEQEIQYEWNARTQITMWFDNTETKASLLRDYANKYWSGLLQDYYGPRAAIYFKYLILSLEKNKPFALEEWRREWIRLTNNWQSDRKVFPTTATGDALSISRSLVIKYLSNADSLQTDGSFRMSAS, from the exons ATGCTGCCGTCCTCTCCCGCTCCCCGCTTCCTCCTGCTCGCCCTCGTGCTGGCCTGCGCCGCGTCGCGGGTCAGCAGCTCGGGCCTGCGGTTCGCGCACCTCGACCGCGTCCGCGAGCTCCAGCAGAGCGAGCGCCGGCCTCCCGCCGAGCAGGTGGACGCGGTGGCCGGGCTCCTCGCGCGCCTCCTCCCATCCCACTCCGCCAGCTTCGAGTTCAGGGTCATCTCAACG GAGCAATGTGGTGGAAAGGCATGCTTCATCATCGACAACCATCCATCGTTTGATGGAGAAGGAACTCCAGAAATATT GATACTTGGAGTAAGTGGGGTAGAAATTTCTGCTGGTCTTCACTGGTATCTGAAGCACTATTGTGCGGCACATATATCATGGGCTAAAACTGGTGGTGCACAATTATCATCTGTGCCATATCCTGGCTCACTACCTCATGTTCCTGCTGGTGGGGTTTTAATTCGAAGACCTGTTGACTGGAACTACTACCAGAATGCAGTTACTTCCAGCT ATTCTTTTGCTTGGTATGATTGGGAGCGTTGGGAGAAGGAGATTGACTGGATGGCTCTTCAAGGAGTCAATTTGCCTCTAGCTTTCACTGGGCAAGAGGCTATATGGCAGAAGGTTTTTCAG AGGTACAACATTAGTAAATCTGATCTGGATGATTTCTTTGGTGGGCCTGCCTTTCTTTCGTGGTCTCGGATGGCCAATATGCATGG ATGGGGTGGGCCTCTTCCTCAGACTTGGCTTGATGATCAATTAACCCTTCAGAAGAAAATCCTTTCTAGGATGTATGCTTTTGGCATGTCCCCAG TCCTTCCAGCCTTTTCTGGTAACATCCCTGCTGCGCTGAAATCAAAATTTCCCTCAGCTAGAGTCACCCACCTTGGAGACTG GTTTACAGTTGACAGCAACCCACGGTGGTGTTGCACATATCTTCTTGATGCATCTGATCCCTTATTTGTAGAAATTGGAAAGTCATTTATAGAAGAACAAATCAAAG AATATGGTAGGACAAGTCATGTATACAACTG TGATACTTTTGATGAGAATACCCCTCCACTGAGCGATCCAAACTATATATCTTCCTTGGGTGCTGCAACATTCAGGGGAATGCAAAGTGGTGATGATGAGGCTATTTGGTTAATGCAA GGTTGGTTGTTTACTTATGATCCTTTCTGGGAACCCCCACAAATGAAG GCACTACTGCATTCTGTTCCAGTTGGCCGAATGATCGTTCTTGATCTGTATGCTGAAGTTAAACCAGTATGGATCAATTCTGATCAGTTCTATGGTGTCCCCTACATCTGG TGCATGCTTCATAATTTTGCTGCGGATTTCGAAATGTATGGTGTCTTGGATGCTGTTGCTTCTGGGCCTATTGATGCTCGACTAAGTGAAAACTCCACAATG GTTGGAGTTGGCATGTCTATGGAAGGTATCGAGCAAAATCCTATTGTTTATGACCTAATGTCAGAAATGGCTTTTCATCACAGACAACTGGATCTTCAG GTGTGGGTTGAGACATATCCAACAAGAAGATATGGGAAATCCGTTGTGGGGTTGCAAGATGCTTGGCGAATTTTGCACCGAACTCTATATAACTGTACAGACGGCAAAAAT GACAAAAACCGGGATGTGATAGTGGCATTTCCAGATGTTGAACCTTTTGTTATTCAAACAAGCACTGCCAGTATTTCTTTTGCACTGTCATCAAAGAATTTTGTAGTAAAGGATGCATCCAATGATGCATATGAACAACCACATATATGGTATGATACCAAGGCCGTTATACATGCCCTAGAGCTTTTCCTTCAATATGGAGATGAGGTATCTGACAGCAGCACCTTCAG GTATGACCTCGTGGATTTAACTCGTCAGGCTCTGGCCAAATATGCCAACCAAATATTTCTAAGGATCATCCAAGGCTACAAATCAAACAACATAAGCCAAGTGACCACCATGTGCGAGTTATTCCTAGATCTTGTTAATGATCTTGACATGCTGCTAGCCTCTCATGAGGGATTTCTGCTTGGGCCTTGGTTGGAAAGTGCCAAGGGCCTTGCACGAGACCAAGAACAAGAGATACAG TATGAATGGAATGCTAGAACACAAATTACAATGTGGTTTGACAACACCGAAACAAAAGCAAGTTTGCTACGTGATTACG CAAACAAGTACTGGAGTGGCTTGCTGCAAGACTACTATGGACCAAGAGCTGCCATCTACTTCAAGTACCTGATATTGAGCCTGGAGAAGAACAAACCTTTTGCATTGGAAGAATGGAGGAGGGAGTGGATTAGGCTCACCAACAACTGGCAGAGCGATAGGAAGGTCTTCCCGACCACAgccactggagatgccctaagcatcTCTAGGTCGCTGGTCATTAAGTACTTGAGCAATGCTGATTCACTTCAGACGGATGGCTCTTTCCGGATGTCCGCAAGCTAA
- the LOC127336881 gene encoding D-3-phosphoglycerate dehydrogenase 1, chloroplastic, producing MAAPSPTTTHHRLLLPASTHRRAAAALAPSALRLPIRARTTTRICAAAAAPAAAATAAPPASAAVAVEGKPTVLVAEKLGAAGLALLREFANVDCSYGLSPEELRAKISLCDALIVRSGTKVGRDVFEASGGRLRVVGRAGVGIDNVDLAAATEHGCLVVNAPTANTVAAAEHGIALLCGMARNVAQADASLKAGKWARNKYVGVSLVGKTLAILGFGKVGSEVARRAKGLGMHVIAHDPYASADRARAIGVELVSMEEAMTTADFISLHMPLTPATDKMLNDEAFAKMKKGVRIINVARGGVIDEDALVRALDAGIVAQAALDVFTKEPPAADSKLVLHENVTVTPHLGASTVEAQEGVAIEIAEAVTGALKGELAASAVNAPMVPAEVLSELAPFVVLAEKLGRLAVQLVAGGGGIKSVKVTYASARAPDDLDTRLLRAMITKGVIEPISDAFVNLVNADFTAKQRGIRISEERILMDGSPETPLDYIQVQIAHVESKFPSAISESGEITVEGKVKDGVPHLTKVGAFEVDVSMEGSLILCRQVDQPGMIGSVGSVLGEENVNVSFMSVGRIAPRKRAVMAIGVDEEPSKATLTKIGEIPAIEEFVFLKL from the exons ATGGCGGCGCCCTCCCCAACCACCACCCaccaccgcctcctcctccccgcCTCCACccaccgccgcgccgccgccgccctcgcgcCCTCCGCGCTCCGCCTCCCCATCCGCGCCCGCACCACCACCCGcatctgcgccgccgccgccgcccccgccgcgGCCGCCACCGCGGCCCCGCCCGCCTCCGCCGCGGTCGCCGTCGAGGGCAAGCCCACGGTGCTCGTCGCCGAGAAGCTGGGCGCCGCGGGTCTCGCCCTTCTGCGGGAGTTCGCCAACGTCGACTGCTCCTACGGCCTCTCGCCCGAGGAGCTCCGCGCCAAGATCTCGCTCTGCGACGCCCTCATCGTGCGCTCCGGGACCAAGGTCGGCCGCGACGTCTTCGAGGCCTCGGGCGGCCGGCTCCGCGTCGTCGGCCGCGCGGGCGTCGGGATCGACAACGTCGAtctcgccgccgccaccgagcaCGGATGCCTCGTCGTCAACGCGCCCACCGCCaacaccgtcgccgccgccgagcaCGGGATCGCGCTGCTCTGCGGCATGGCCAGGAACGTCGCGCAGGCCGATGCGTCGCTCAAGGCTG GTAAATGGGCACGCAACAAGTACGTTGGTGTATCCCTTGTTGGCAAAACTCTGGCCATCCTTGGGTTTGGAAAGGTCGGCTCAGAGGTTGCACGCCGTGCTAAAGGTCTAGGAATGCATGTGATCGCCCACGATCCATATGCTTCTGCTGACCGTGCTCGTGCAATTGGAGTTGAACTAGTGAGCATGGAGGAGGCCATGACAACTGCTGACTTCATCTCATTGCATATGCCCCTTACCCCTGCAACAGACAAGATGCTCAACGATGAAGCCTTTGCTAAGATGAAGAAGGGTGTTCGGATTATCAATGTTGCACGTGGTGGTGTTATCGATGAAGATGCTCTAGTCAGGGCTCTTGATGCAGGAATAGTCGCACAG GCTGCTCTTGATGTGTTCACGAAAGAGCCCCCAGCAGCAGACAGCAAGCTGGTGCTCCATGAGAATGTTACCGTGACACCACATCTTGGTGCCAGCACAGTGGAAGCGCAG GAAGGAGTGGCCATTGAAATTGCTGAAGCTGTCACTGGAGCTTTGAAAGGCGAGCTTGCAGCTTCTGCTGTCAATGCACCAATGGTTCCTGCTGAG GTGCTGTCAGAGCTTGCACCCTTCGTTGTGCTTGCTGAGAAACTTGGGCGCCTCGCTGTCCAACTAGTTGCTGGTGGTGGCGGTATCAAGTCTGTGAAGGTTACCTATGCATCTGCAAGGGCGCCTGATGATCTTGACACAAGACTTCTCCGTGCAATGATCACCAAGGGTGTGATCGAACCAATCTCTGATGCCTTTGTCAACCTGGTCAATGCTGACTTCACCGCAAAGCAGAGGGGCATTCGCATTAGCGAGGAGAGAATCTTGATGGATGGCTCACCTGAGACACCTCTTGATTACATTCAGGTTCAGATAGCCCATGTAGAATCCAAGTTCCCCAGTGCGATATCTGAGTCTGGAGAGATCACAGTAGAGGGGAAGGTGAAGGATGGTGTGCCTCACCTAACAAAGGTGGGAGCATTCGAGGTGGATGTGAGCATGGAAGGCAGCCTGATCCTCTGCAGGCAGGTCGACCAGCCTGGTATGATCGGTTCAGTTGGAAGCGTCTTGGGTGAGGAGAATGTCAATGTTAGCTTCATGAGCGTTGGGAGGATCGCTCCTCGCAAGCGTGCTGTCATGGCGATTGGTGTTGATGAGGAGCCCAGCAAGGCCACGCTGACCAAGATTGGGGAAATCCCCGCAATCGAAGAGTTTGTCTTCCTCAAGCTCTAG